The following are encoded in a window of Thalassotalea insulae genomic DNA:
- a CDS encoding HDOD domain-containing protein, protein MNSLNLNTKDQWIEFIAQQELPALTSIARLLEKFENDDVSSLPKLSRAILHDQALSSCVIKVANSSNRIGVSNVTTVSRATVVLGIQTVKNICLTSKIIDGLLKNEELGVPIYNRVKQLMARSFYAGQLAKMMVPEYGDDIQEELYLASMLHNVGETAFWGIGDEINGEMLNYIHLPEKDYQEKCQELLGVTFEELSVGLAKKWRLGELLVKSFDEPEVRTKEMQVIFLATKLSQFIDTPPDSAARFDRVLKEIAALMKINERKLRYQIELTRERSVKLLNSYGASVLIDYLKPIPTLGDFNAASEAALTTAKLSKEAIQLEVIQNLTQLAVTSQDINEFLQTCLIGIAQTLAFDRNCFLFLSKDKSQISCRFSYNCFASKEEYSFATNILHSNNVFRKALLDKKAVLVNSLTDAKARDLVTRDIEEMLSDNKLITAPVCIDDKTIGLICSIKNKVKGDITPQEATIFQLLIQQLNMCLSMVSRRKSG, encoded by the coding sequence TTGAATAGCTTAAATTTAAATACTAAAGATCAATGGATTGAATTTATAGCTCAACAGGAATTGCCTGCATTAACATCTATCGCTCGTTTGTTAGAAAAATTTGAAAACGATGATGTTTCCTCTTTGCCTAAATTAAGCCGCGCGATATTGCATGATCAGGCGTTATCTTCATGTGTGATTAAAGTAGCCAACAGCAGTAATCGTATCGGTGTTTCTAACGTAACTACCGTATCTCGAGCGACCGTAGTATTAGGTATTCAAACGGTAAAAAATATTTGTTTAACCTCAAAAATTATCGATGGCCTATTAAAGAATGAAGAACTTGGCGTGCCTATTTATAATAGAGTAAAGCAACTGATGGCGCGCTCTTTTTATGCTGGGCAGCTGGCGAAAATGATGGTGCCGGAATACGGTGATGATATACAGGAAGAGCTCTATCTTGCCAGTATGTTACATAATGTCGGTGAAACTGCATTCTGGGGTATAGGCGATGAAATTAATGGTGAAATGCTTAATTATATTCATTTGCCAGAAAAGGATTATCAGGAGAAGTGTCAAGAGCTCTTAGGAGTTACCTTTGAAGAGCTTAGTGTTGGTCTTGCTAAAAAGTGGCGTTTGGGTGAATTATTAGTGAAATCTTTTGATGAGCCTGAAGTGCGAACCAAAGAAATGCAGGTGATTTTTTTAGCAACAAAATTAAGCCAGTTTATTGATACACCACCGGATTCTGCTGCCAGGTTTGATCGGGTGTTAAAAGAAATTGCTGCATTAATGAAAATTAATGAACGTAAGTTGCGTTATCAAATTGAACTAACCCGCGAACGTTCAGTTAAGCTGTTAAATTCTTATGGAGCTTCGGTATTAATCGATTACTTAAAACCAATACCCACATTGGGGGATTTTAATGCGGCATCTGAAGCCGCACTGACAACTGCAAAATTAAGTAAAGAAGCGATCCAACTGGAAGTGATTCAGAATCTCACACAGTTGGCGGTGACCAGCCAGGATATAAATGAGTTTTTACAAACTTGCTTAATAGGTATCGCGCAAACGTTAGCTTTTGATCGAAATTGTTTTTTATTTCTCTCTAAGGATAAGTCACAGATAAGTTGTCGTTTTTCATATAATTGTTTTGCCAGCAAAGAAGAATACAGTTTTGCTACTAACATTCTTCACAGTAATAATGTTTTTAGAAAAGCCTTACTTGATAAAAAGGCGGTATTGGTGAATTCGTTAACAGATGCTAAGGCCCGTGATTTAGTGACGCGTGATATTGAAGAGATGTTAAGTGACAATAAGCTGATCACTGCCCCCGTTTGTATTGATGACAAGACTATTGGCTTAATTTGTAGCATTAAAAATAAAGTCAAAGGTGATATTACTCCTCAGGAAGCAACCATCTTTCAATTACTTATTCAACAATTGAACATGTGCTTGTCGATGGTGAGTCGTCGTAAGTCGGGTTAA
- the cobA gene encoding uroporphyrinogen-III C-methyltransferase: MYNPNPAKQAFIAGEVALVGTGPGDPDLLTLQAYRFIQHADIVIYDRLVSKEIMALVPVSAEKIYVGKKQAEHRVPQEGINQLLVEQAKLQKRVVRLKGGDPFVFGRGGEEALHLLANQVACHIVPGMTAASACTSYVAIPLTHRQVSQSCTFITGHVKDCGELDLPWQTLSDKKQTVVFYMGIKSLPIITEQLISAGRAINTPAALIYKGTTPEQQVFRGTLATLSDLVAEHNIKPPTLIVIGDVVKTFSEANLANIGYLTPEQA; encoded by the coding sequence ATGTACAATCCAAACCCTGCAAAACAAGCCTTTATCGCCGGTGAAGTTGCCTTAGTTGGCACTGGCCCTGGCGATCCAGATTTACTGACGTTGCAGGCATACCGCTTTATTCAACATGCCGATATAGTTATATATGATCGCCTGGTCAGTAAAGAGATTATGGCATTAGTACCTGTGTCGGCAGAAAAAATTTATGTCGGTAAAAAACAAGCTGAACACAGAGTGCCACAAGAAGGTATTAATCAGTTACTCGTTGAGCAGGCAAAATTACAAAAGAGAGTGGTTCGTCTAAAAGGAGGCGATCCTTTCGTGTTTGGTCGTGGCGGTGAAGAAGCACTGCACTTGCTAGCCAATCAGGTCGCATGTCATATTGTACCGGGCATGACCGCCGCATCAGCTTGTACTAGCTATGTTGCTATTCCACTGACCCACCGACAAGTTTCACAAAGCTGTACCTTTATTACCGGTCATGTCAAAGACTGCGGTGAACTCGACCTTCCTTGGCAAACCTTAAGTGATAAAAAACAAACGGTTGTTTTTTATATGGGGATCAAAAGTTTACCTATTATTACAGAACAACTTATTAGTGCCGGGCGCGCCATTAATACACCTGCAGCGCTGATTTACAAAGGTACAACACCTGAACAGCAAGTTTTTCGTGGCACGTTAGCAACACTAAGTGATTTAGTTGCTGAACACAACATCAAGCCACCGACACTGATTGTAATTGGTGATGTCGTTAAAACCTTTAGCGAAGCTAATTTAGCTAATATCGGCTATTTAACTCCTGAACAAGCCTAA